One genomic segment of Salinibacter grassmerensis includes these proteins:
- the rplV gene encoding 50S ribosomal protein L22 — MQARAVRRHIRSSPLKMRRVINLVRDRSVPEAVAILDYMPQKVTGVVEKTIRSAVYNLMDQNDERFDEGALKLKEIQADEGPTFQRHQARARGRAAPIRKRTTHLKVVVAVEEEEAEEATA, encoded by the coding sequence ATGCAAGCACGAGCCGTCCGCAGGCACATTCGGAGCTCTCCCCTTAAGATGCGTCGCGTCATCAATTTGGTACGCGACCGGAGTGTGCCCGAGGCTGTCGCGATTCTGGATTACATGCCGCAGAAGGTGACCGGCGTTGTTGAGAAGACGATCCGCTCCGCCGTCTATAACCTGATGGACCAGAACGACGAGCGCTTCGACGAGGGGGCATTGAAGCTGAAAGAGATTCAGGCCGACGAAGGGCCTACATTTCAGCGTCACCAGGCCCGTGCTCGAGGGCGTGCGGCACCCATCCGCAAGCGCACGACTCACCTGAAGGTGGTCGTGGCGGTCGAAGAGGAGGAGGCTGAAGAGGCGACCGCGTAG
- the rplP gene encoding 50S ribosomal protein L16 — protein sequence MLEPKNTKHRKVQRNQGLKRNKYAVKGTRLSFGDYGLKSLEEGEVNSRQLEAARVAINRYLKRDGKVWIRVFPDKPKTKTPAETRMGKGKGEPEQFVAPVQPGNVIFEVGGGADEEAAREALRLGKHKLPIKTKFVVRPGSRAEE from the coding sequence ATGCTTGAGCCCAAAAATACAAAACACCGGAAGGTCCAGCGCAATCAGGGCCTGAAGCGGAACAAGTACGCCGTGAAGGGCACCCGCCTCAGCTTTGGCGACTACGGCCTGAAGTCCCTCGAGGAGGGTGAGGTCAACAGCCGCCAACTTGAGGCGGCCCGTGTGGCAATTAACCGCTACCTGAAGCGAGACGGGAAGGTATGGATTCGCGTGTTTCCGGACAAGCCCAAGACCAAGACCCCGGCGGAGACGCGGATGGGGAAGGGCAAGGGGGAGCCCGAGCAGTTCGTCGCGCCGGTCCAGCCGGGAAACGTCATCTTCGAAGTGGGGGGCGGCGCCGACGAGGAGGCGGCACGTGAAGCCCTGCGCCTGGGCAAGCACAAGCTTCCGATCAAAACAAAATTTGTGGTCCGTCCGGGCTCTCGCGCCGAGGAGTAG
- the rpsC gene encoding 30S ribosomal protein S3 produces the protein MGQKTHPIGFRLGAIRGWDSNWYSETNFQDKLVEDEELRRYLHTRLKRAGLSRAVIERTPERVILTLHTSRPGVVIGRGGSEVEKLKGELETLTGKDIQINISEIKRPELDATLVAKNIVQQLEGRISFRRAMKQAMQAAMRMGAEGVRIRAAGRLGGAEMGRTEEYMEGRVPLHTIRADIDFAQETALTIYGTIGVKVWIHRGEILGKPDLSPNVQAQQRKMKESPQQRRQRRGG, from the coding sequence GTGGGCCAGAAAACACACCCCATAGGCTTTCGCCTCGGCGCCATCCGTGGTTGGGACTCCAACTGGTACTCTGAGACCAACTTCCAGGACAAGCTCGTCGAGGACGAGGAACTGCGCCGCTACCTGCACACGCGCCTCAAGCGCGCCGGCCTCAGCCGAGCCGTCATTGAGCGCACGCCGGAGCGGGTCATCCTGACCCTCCACACGAGTCGCCCGGGCGTTGTTATCGGCCGGGGCGGGTCCGAGGTTGAGAAGCTGAAGGGGGAGCTCGAGACCCTTACGGGGAAAGACATCCAGATTAACATCAGCGAGATTAAGCGTCCGGAGCTCGACGCCACGCTGGTGGCGAAAAATATCGTGCAGCAACTGGAGGGGCGAATTTCCTTCCGGCGGGCCATGAAGCAGGCCATGCAGGCCGCCATGCGGATGGGCGCCGAGGGCGTGCGCATCCGTGCCGCCGGGCGTCTGGGTGGGGCAGAAATGGGACGCACCGAGGAGTACATGGAGGGACGCGTTCCGCTCCACACGATTCGTGCGGATATTGACTTCGCCCAGGAGACCGCCCTTACAATCTACGGCACGATCGGCGTGAAGGTCTGGATCCACCGCGGTGAGATCCTCGGCAAGCCGGACCTGAGCCCCAACGTGCAGGCGCAGCAGCGCAAGATGAAGGAGTCGCCGCAGCAGCGCCGCCAGCGCCGTGGGGGCTGA
- the rpsS gene encoding 30S ribosomal protein S19: MPRSLRKGPYVYYKLQRKVDALNESDEKKVIKTWSRDSIITPEFVGHTFAVHNGHQFIPVYVTENMVGHKLGEFAPTRTFEEHSQAKVDQRIRKPGQ; the protein is encoded by the coding sequence ATGCCCCGCTCTCTACGGAAAGGCCCGTACGTATACTACAAGCTGCAGCGCAAGGTCGACGCGCTCAACGAGTCCGATGAAAAGAAGGTCATCAAGACCTGGAGCCGAGACTCCATTATTACGCCGGAGTTCGTCGGCCACACGTTCGCCGTTCACAACGGACACCAGTTCATCCCGGTGTACGTGACGGAGAACATGGTGGGGCACAAGCTCGGTGAGTTTGCCCCGACGCGCACATTTGAGGAGCACTCGCAGGCAAAGGTAGACCAACGGATCCGCAAGCCCGGCCAGTAG